A genomic region of Dreissena polymorpha isolate Duluth1 chromosome 4, UMN_Dpol_1.0, whole genome shotgun sequence contains the following coding sequences:
- the LOC127878672 gene encoding uncharacterized protein LOC127878672, whose protein sequence is MEKKVDLIAKAFNNSSQSTSGDYSSAPSTRSSPLNAAFILEEYYLECSDIKVTAHVVFLDAKSAFDVVDHCQLLLRLYHAGISDGHWLLLKSLHEHSSSAVRYTSQISDSFRISQGVRQGGILSTDLYRLYVNPLLDRLVDTGRGGRISTVLANSSACADDVCLIGRNHADVQLMIDMSLSFANEERYLLQPNKTVALNIKPSNRTTIPHSESFTLGKINLNYVDTSVHLWITRTTSVCETAEINVEGNNSQARRALYSFLGAGLQGHNGLDHKSMLDLYKSFVLPVLTYVLEVTRLPTRFRLLTGTYILKVNRSRYNQCAIDAVCPNC, encoded by the exons ATGGAAAAGAAAGTCGACCTCATCGCTAAAGCATTTAACAACAGCTCACAATCCACCTCTGGGGATTATTCTAGTGCACCCAGTACAC GGTCCTCCCCATTAAATGCCGCCTTTATTCTCGAGGAGTACTACCTCGAGTGTTCAGACATAAAAGTCACTGCTCATGTTGTGTTCCTGGACGCAAAGTCTGCGTTCGACGTGGTAGACCACTGCCAACTTCTGCTCAGACTATACCATGCAGGAATAAGTGATGGCCATTGGCTCCTCTTGAAATCTCTGCATGAACATTCGTCCAGTGCTGTTAGGTATACGTCCCAAATCAGTGATTCCTTCAGAATATCACAAGGAGTGCGACAAGGAGGGATCCTCTCCACGGACCTCTACAGGCTCTACGTCAACCCTTTGCTGGATAGGTTAGTCGACACCGGACGAGGTGGGCGCATTAGCACCGTACTTGCTAATAGCTCGGCATGTGCAGATGACGTATGTTTAATAGGCAGAAACCACGCAGATGTACAGTTAATGATAGATATGTCCCTATCTTTTGCAAATGAGGAACGTTACCTCCTTCAACCCAATAAAACTGTAGCTCTAAACATCAAACCCTCTAACAGAACAACAATCCCCCATAGTGAAAGTTTCACGCTGGGTAAAATTAACCTCAACTATGTTGATACCTCAGTCCACTTGTGGATAACAAGAACGACGTCTGTCTGTGAAACAGCTGAAATTAACGTAGAAGGAAACAACTCACAGGCAAGACGTGCTCTGTACAGTTTTCTTGGAGCCGGGTTGCAAGGTCACAATGGTCTGGACCACAAGTCGATGCTGGATCTCTACAAGTCATTTGTTCTACCTGTGCTCACCTACG TACTAGAGGTAACTAGACTCCCTACAAGATTCAGGCTACTTACCGGAACCTATATACTCAAAGTGAATAGGAGCCGCTATAACCAGTGTGCTATAGACGCAGTGTGCCCAAACTGTTAA